DNA sequence from the Williamwhitmania taraxaci genome:
GAAGATCATCACTGGTAACAATAGCGCATGTCTCTGTTATTTTGGCATGAAGATTATTAATTGCCTGACCCAATACCGAAGAAGTATCGAGTTTGATGAACTCTTTGCCTCGAGTGGTGACTCGTGAAAACTCAAGCAGATCATTGATAAGCATTTGCATCCTATTGGCACCATCTACTGCAAAGTGGATAAAATCGTGGGCATCAGTATCAAGTTTGTCTGAATACTTCTGCTCGAGAAGCTGTGTAAAACTTGATACCATTCGCAATGGTTCCTGAAGATCGTGAGATGCAACATATGCAAATTGTTCCAACTCTTCATTAGACCTTTTCAGATCTATTACATATTTATTCAGTTTTTCTTCCATTAATTTGCGATCTGTAATATCACGTGCCGCAGCATAAATCAGTTTTCCAGAGGGAGCAGACTGCCACTCGAGCCATCTGTAAGTACCATCTTTGCAGCGATAACGGTTGACAAAACATATTACTGCCTCCTGTGAGGCGAGTTTTGAAACCACATCTAGAGTAGGTTGAAGATCATCAGGATGAGTGAAGTCAAGAAAAGGCTTAGCCATGAGCTCTTCCATTGTGTATCCAAGGGTCTTCTCCCATGCAGGGTTCAATAACCGAAAATTACCGTCGGTATCAGCAATACATAGAAGGTCGAGCACCACTGAAAAGAATCCATTTAGGTCTTTTATTTTCGCCTGTAAGGCCTCTTCTGCCCCTTTGAGATCGCTAATGTCACGAATTGATCCAACAAGAAATTTATTACCATTATTGTCACTAAATCGTGTCTTCCTTGTAGAAATTGTTCGCGATTGGCCATCTCTTACAGTAAGTAATTCCTCATTTATATTTTCCTTCCCATCTATGAGCACCTGCTTATCAATCCTTAAAAAACTTTCCCGCTCCTCAGGAGTCACATCTTCGGCAAGTGTTTTTCCTATAATATCAGACCTCCCAAGATCAAATATTTTACAAAATGCATCATTTACAATAAGAAGTCTGCTTTGGTCGTCCTTCACGAAAACCGGGTCGCCCATGCTGTTGATAATATTATTGAGGAATATCTCACTTTTTTCTGCAATTTCTTTGGCTTTTAATAGTTCATTTTCTATAAGTTGCAACCCAACCAATCCCATTTCCCCAATTAACAAGGTAAGTTGAGAAAGGAAATCCATACTCTTTTTTACATCCTCGTCACTAATCACAGGAACATTAGACAATGCCTTCAAATATTTTTCCTCATCAAACCCATATTTATGAGCCTGTTTTTTAAAAAAATCAAGATCGGGCTTCTCCGAAAGAAACTGACCAATAAAGAAGGTACCTACTTGTTCGTTGTTTATTTTAATAGGAAAAGCAACATCAGTCATTCCGTTCAAACATTTATACATATTAAATGGCATGCCACTTTTGATGTTGTTTGCCAGAGAAGTATCACTTTCCACACAGTTTTTGCAGGTATCCTTGTTAATCCGGTGGAACTTAGTGCAGATATCCTGCCAACCTGTTGCAATTAGAACTTTACCTTCCAGGTCGAGGACAGCAGTCCCCATATGTGTCAAAACAGTATATTTCTCCAGAAGGAGATTAAGACCGGAGATATCTATAATTTCTGAAATATGCTTCTCCATAAATAAATAATATTAATGGTTAATCATTTCCAATGACAAAAAATAAATTATCTGATTAAGAATAAAGCAAGGTACATCATAAAAACGAATTACGAGGTATCTTTTTAGAATTTGTTATTCTTGCAATTGCAATTGTTATCGCTTGTTAGAAACATTGAATGGACATATTAGAATCCATTTTGGCCAAGTATAGCTGGTCAAAAGCAGATCTTTTGGCAACGGAGCGGTTCCGGAAAAAGGACTGAAATATTCTGCTTTTACTCGATAGGCTCGTGAACTCTCTTCGTTCGGATGCTCGGAGTTTCCGGTATGGGAATTAGTGAATCTGGTCTCGTAAAATCACCTTGCTACAAACTAACTAGAAAACCCAATTGTGCTTATTTTAGTCATAGTTTTCCATATGCCAGTAAACGCAAAGGCAAACCATCAGTTGGTTTGCCTTTGCGTTTACGAGTAACTACGAAATGCGTTAATGGCAATTACAGTTTACCACGCAAATATTGGATTGGCCAATCGATATCGTCGCCCAGCTGCTTTGCTGCGTTGAGTGGGAAGTAGGGATTTCGGAGCGATTCGCGGGCAATAAGGATAAGATCGGCTTGCTCTTGTTGCAGAATATCCTCTGCCTGCTGTGCATCAGTTATAAGTCCAACGGCTCCAGTCATGATTCCTACTTCTCTTTTTATACGCTCGGCAAAGGAAACCTGATATCCCGGCGCCAGTGGAATCTTTGCATAGGGCACCATTCCCCCCGAAGAAGTATCAATCAGGTCGACTCCTAGTTGTTTTAGTATGTGGGCAAGCTTAACGGATTCATCAACATTCCAACCACCTTCAACCCAATCGGTAGCAGAGATACGCACAAATAGAGGCAGGTTTTGGGGCCATACCTCCTTAACTGCTTCCACAACTTGCACAAGTAAACGTATTCGGTTTTCAAAACTTCCACCATATTCATCGGTTCGGTGGTTGCTTAGTGGCGATAGAAACTGATGTAGAAGGTAACCGTGCGCGGCATGTATTTCAACCACTCTAAATCCAGCCTTGTACGAGCGCAAGGCAGCTCGGCGGAAGTTGGAGATAATCATTTTTATACCTTCAATGCTTAGAGCCTCGGGGATTTCATCGTCGCTATTAAAAGCAACTTCCGAAGGAGCAATAGTAGTCCAACCACCCTCCTCTTTTTTAAGTTGCTTTCCGCCCTCCCACGATCGAGCACAGCCGGCTTTACGTCCAGCATGCGCCAGCTGAATTCCAGCCACCGCTCCCTGTTGATGAATAAAAGCGGTAATCCTCTCAAGCATCTCTATGTGTTCCTCTTTATAGATTCCCAAATCATGGGCCGAAATACGCCCTTCAGCCGAAACTGCAGTGGCTTCGATTATAATTAAGCCGGCACCTCCAACGGCGCGACTACCTAGGTGTACCAAGTGCCAATCGCTAGCAAAACCATCAATGGCCGAATACGTACACATTGGCGAAATGACAATCCTATTACTAAAGGTTACATCCTTAATGGTGAGTGGTGAAAAGAGTTTTGACATGACAGAAACAGATTATTCATTAACTACAACAGAAATTTCTTTTAAACTACTTTTTCTTCAGTTTTGCTTGCACTTCTGGTAGTAGGTGCATCTTTACCCAGTCGAACTCGGGGGCAATTACCAAGGCTTTTTTGTAGATGGCCTCCGCCTTTGCATACTCGTCCAATTTGTAGTAGCAAGTTCCGAGGTTTGCAAGGGCATTTACGTAAACCCAGCGACATTGGTTTGGATCCATCTTCTCGAAAGCAGCAATGGATTTTAGGTAAAACCCAACCGCTTCTTCAAGGTCGCCCCCAAAGATATAAGGGGTAAACTGCTTAGCATTGGCCTTATCAATTAAAACATACGCATTCATGGGGGCGGTGTTAAGCGCCAAATCGATTATTCGCAAACTCTTTGGCCCATTTATTGGTGCCCCAAATGGTCTCAATTCTACAGTGAATGCCAAAAAAGATGCCTTAAGTGCCATAGCTTCTGCATTCTTCGGATTTTGAATTAACAAAGACTCAACGTTAGCAAGTCCCTTGTCGAGATCAACAAGTGCCCCTTTTCCCTTTTTCTCATTGATAAGAAAAGCAACTAACCCATAGCGCGTTCGGGCAATCTCCAAGAGCAATTCGCTGCTTGGATGAGTTGCATTAATCTTTTCCATTTCTGGCAAGAATCTAACCCATTGGCTAACATTTCCTTCGACATAAGTATTATAGAGCTTGCAGCGGTATAGCTCAACGGCTGTAGGTTCCAAAGCCCTAACCGATAGCGAGGTTACCATAAAAATGAAGGCTACTACTAAGCCGATATATCTCTTCCTTTCCATTCTGTTTTCCCTTTAATTTTTGCATCTATTGATTGCTTAACTATACGTATAAACGCATAATGTTGATGAAGCATAGTTAAAACATTGAACAAAGAAAATTGTTTAGATGCCATTAAAACAAATAATCGAGTAAAGATAGCAGCCAGAAGGTATACGAATCCATAAATCCATGGCAAAGAGAGGAAAATTATTAAGAAACCGAAAGTAGTAAGGAAGGTAAATACAAATGTAAAAAGAAGACTATTCCCAAAAAAAGCGGGTAAGCTACGCGAAAGTCCAGCAATGGCCTCCTGATATCCCGAATACATCCGGCAGCGCACCTCTCCAGACCCAAGCAGCGTTGCCATTTTAAGTCTTTTTCGTTTAATAAGACGAGCAATAGCAATATCTTCCACCCTAACATCTTTAACTGCACTGTGCCACTGATTTTTTCGATATATACTTGCATCAAAAAACATCAGTTGACCATTAGCCGCCGAAAGAGAAACCTTACGCGAAAGCCTCACCAATACAAGCGGTAAGAGAGTCAAAAGAATCCAGTTCATAACCGGCACAACAATCTTCTCGCCACGAGTTACCATTACCTGAAACGGGAAAATAGAGAGTAGTGCTAAGTTACGCTTTCGAGTATAAGCAACCAACCGTGCCACTAATGTGGGCTCAATCGTTACATCAGCATCAAGGTATAATAAATAGTCTCCTTTAGCTTCGAGGGCAAGACGATAGCATGCATGGCTCTTGCCTAGCCATCCTTCGGGCAATGGAATTCCGGTGATTACGCGCAACGGAATCTGATCCGAAAATGATTTAGCCACCTCGGCTGTATTATCAATGGAGGCGTCGTCATAAACCAACACTTCAACATTCTTATAGTTACTAAGGCATAGTGTACGCATTAGATTTGGAAGGTTCTCTGCCTCGTTTCGTGCCGGAATTAGTATTGATACTAAGGCAAGATCCTCTGCTTGCATTTTCGGCAGGTAGGGGCTCGAAATCCAGTTGAGAAAAGCAACCAAAAACCTAAGGGCTAGAAATCCAATAACAAACCATCCAACGTATTCCATAACTATTTATAAAGTGCATTTTGACGCTGTATTGTTCGCTGAAAAAACTCATTGTAAGCATCTTCAACACTTGCGGCATCCGCGGTTCCAAAATCCTTATACTCCTCAACAGCAATAGTTAAAGAAGGTTTACGGTGCGAATAGTAATCGACTAAAGTTACCATAAAAACCAAGCAGATAGGTGTTTGCGAAGTCGATCGATTCAATACGAACTGAAGTCCCTTCTCGAACCGGAAGGTTGAGGTATAGGCACTTTCAATCTCGCCTTGAGGGAAAATGGCAACCATATTGCTGGAATCGTTAAGAAGGTCGACAGTATAGTTCAGCGACTCGATTACCGACTTAGTTCCAGGAAATATAGAATAAGCGCCAATACGAGAAAGAAACAAGCGGTGCTTAAGCTGCTCCTCCAGCATCATTATGTAAAACTTCCGCTTAAACACCATTCGGTTAAGGTGAAGGATAAAGAAACCATCCCACCAGCTAAAATGGTTTCCAATAATTAGGATTGGTCGCTCTTTATGCTCCACATGCCCGGTAATATTGATCTCACGAAATTGCTTCTTCAGAATATAGCCAATATACCTATCAAAGAACCATGCATACAGCCTATTATGGTTAGTTTTAATCATATCTCTGTTATAACGTCATGTGCACTATTCTAAATTACAAAAAAGAGTAGAGTTAATAGTCCAAAAAAAACAAATTGAATGATAAACAACGGTATAGCAATATAATTTCTGAAACGAAATTCCATAACCTCAACAATAGTGTGCATCAATAAAGCAACTCCAAACCAGCCAATAAAGTTTGCAATTCCGGGAGTTCCATCCCTCCATGTCCACATATCAAGCCGTCCTGCGGGGATTTCCACCAGCAAATCGTAAGCAACCAGTAAAAGTGCCCCAGCTACAACTCGAATCACAGCGCTGCTAAAATACTTTTCGACAATAACTCGGCTAGTATAAACCAGCATTAACCAGTTTAAGCCAATAATTAAAGGTACATCGAACATTTTTATGCCCAGTGATGCACCATAACTGTAATTACCAAAAAGCAAACCAGTATGTATGCCAACTACTTCGGCAACAAATCCGATAGTAGCAATAGCCAAGGCAATGGGCAACTGATACCAGCTATACGATTGCTGAAAAAGTAGTAATACGGCCATGCTTACCAGCAAAAACACCCAAGTAAGAGCAAATAGTTCGGGCCGATGCAGGCAGATGGCAATTCCGAAAACCCCAATAGCGTGAGCAATTGCTAAGGATATCACTACAAGTTTTAATGTCTTCATTCTTACAAATTGCATTTATAGGTTACAGCTATTGTGCGGGGAAGAAACCAAATCATCCACAATTTTTGCAGAAGCAAGACAAAGGGGAATTCCACCTCCCGGATGCACGCTACCGCCAACAAAGTAAAGCCCAGGAATACTCTTTCTATGGTTTGGGTGTCGGCTAAATGCTGCCATCATTCCGTTGGAGCTAATACCATAAAGAGAACCACCAAACGACGAAGTTGTTCGTGCAATGGTTGGTGGATCGATTACTCGCTCAAATTCAATGATAGGTTTCAAATCAATTCCAAGCATTGCCTTGATTTTTGCTTGTATCGAAACCCTACACTCCTCAACCAGCTTGGGCCAGTTTTGCCCGGTATCTGGAGGAACATTAATCATTGTAAACCAATTCTCGCACCCAGCAGGAGCATCGGAAGCAACCTGCTTTGAACTAATAAAGAGATAGACTGTAGGATCGGTTGATATTCGTCCCCGCTCCATCTCTTCAAACTCCTTCCGATAGTTTTCGGAGAAGAGAATATTATGCAACTCTAGCTGCGGATGCGTTGTTTTAACACCCCAGTAGAAAATCAGGGCAGAAGTTGATGGTTCCTGCTGCTTGTATAGCCAAGGTAATTTCTTTTCAGGTAAAAGAGTTGGATAGGCATAAAAGATATCGGTATCGTTTACCACAGCATCGAATTTGACCTCCTCCCCCTTAACGAGCAAACCGGTTACACCATTCTTATCTGTCAGGATTTTACCAACCGCACTTGAGAAATGAAAAGTTACGCCAACGTCGAGCGCTAATGCTTCCAACGCTTCGGATACCTGCCGCATACCCTTCTCCGGGAAGAAGGCACCTACATTGTGTTCTAAGTGAGGTATCATTGTAAGTGTGCCAGGGGCTT
Encoded proteins:
- a CDS encoding PocR ligand-binding domain-containing protein; the encoded protein is MEKHISEIIDISGLNLLLEKYTVLTHMGTAVLDLEGKVLIATGWQDICTKFHRINKDTCKNCVESDTSLANNIKSGMPFNMYKCLNGMTDVAFPIKINNEQVGTFFIGQFLSEKPDLDFFKKQAHKYGFDEEKYLKALSNVPVISDEDVKKSMDFLSQLTLLIGEMGLVGLQLIENELLKAKEIAEKSEIFLNNIINSMGDPVFVKDDQSRLLIVNDAFCKIFDLGRSDIIGKTLAEDVTPEERESFLRIDKQVLIDGKENINEELLTVRDGQSRTISTRKTRFSDNNGNKFLVGSIRDISDLKGAEEALQAKIKDLNGFFSVVLDLLCIADTDGNFRLLNPAWEKTLGYTMEELMAKPFLDFTHPDDLQPTLDVVSKLASQEAVICFVNRYRCKDGTYRWLEWQSAPSGKLIYAAARDITDRKLMEEKLNKYVIDLKRSNEELEQFAYVASHDLQEPLRMVSSFTQLLEQKYSDKLDTDAHDFIHFAVDGANRMQMLINDLLEFSRVTTRGKEFIKLDTSSVLGQAINNLHAKITETCAIVTSDDLPFVVGDESQLIRLFQNLIDNAIKFRSEGTSIIHISCHSEAGYHQFSVKDNGIGIAPQYFERIFQIFQRLHTKVQYPGTGVGLAICKRIIERHNGKIWLESEVGKGTTFYFTINK
- the namA gene encoding NADPH dehydrogenase NamA; the encoded protein is MSKLFSPLTIKDVTFSNRIVISPMCTYSAIDGFASDWHLVHLGSRAVGGAGLIIIEATAVSAEGRISAHDLGIYKEEHIEMLERITAFIHQQGAVAGIQLAHAGRKAGCARSWEGGKQLKKEEGGWTTIAPSEVAFNSDDEIPEALSIEGIKMIISNFRRAALRSYKAGFRVVEIHAAHGYLLHQFLSPLSNHRTDEYGGSFENRIRLLVQVVEAVKEVWPQNLPLFVRISATDWVEGGWNVDESVKLAHILKQLGVDLIDTSSGGMVPYAKIPLAPGYQVSFAERIKREVGIMTGAVGLITDAQQAEDILQQEQADLILIARESLRNPYFPLNAAKQLGDDIDWPIQYLRGKL
- a CDS encoding tetratricopeptide repeat protein; this translates as MERKRYIGLVVAFIFMVTSLSVRALEPTAVELYRCKLYNTYVEGNVSQWVRFLPEMEKINATHPSSELLLEIARTRYGLVAFLINEKKGKGALVDLDKGLANVESLLIQNPKNAEAMALKASFLAFTVELRPFGAPINGPKSLRIIDLALNTAPMNAYVLIDKANAKQFTPYIFGGDLEEAVGFYLKSIAAFEKMDPNQCRWVYVNALANLGTCYYKLDEYAKAEAIYKKALVIAPEFDWVKMHLLPEVQAKLKKK
- a CDS encoding glycosyltransferase, with protein sequence MEYVGWFVIGFLALRFLVAFLNWISSPYLPKMQAEDLALVSILIPARNEAENLPNLMRTLCLSNYKNVEVLVYDDASIDNTAEVAKSFSDQIPLRVITGIPLPEGWLGKSHACYRLALEAKGDYLLYLDADVTIEPTLVARLVAYTRKRNLALLSIFPFQVMVTRGEKIVVPVMNWILLTLLPLVLVRLSRKVSLSAANGQLMFFDASIYRKNQWHSAVKDVRVEDIAIARLIKRKRLKMATLLGSGEVRCRMYSGYQEAIAGLSRSLPAFFGNSLLFTFVFTFLTTFGFLIIFLSLPWIYGFVYLLAAIFTRLFVLMASKQFSLFNVLTMLHQHYAFIRIVKQSIDAKIKGKTEWKGRDISA
- a CDS encoding lysophospholipid acyltransferase family protein, with protein sequence MIKTNHNRLYAWFFDRYIGYILKKQFREINITGHVEHKERPILIIGNHFSWWDGFFILHLNRMVFKRKFYIMMLEEQLKHRLFLSRIGAYSIFPGTKSVIESLNYTVDLLNDSSNMVAIFPQGEIESAYTSTFRFEKGLQFVLNRSTSQTPICLVFMVTLVDYYSHRKPSLTIAVEEYKDFGTADAASVEDAYNEFFQRTIQRQNALYK
- a CDS encoding carotenoid biosynthesis protein, which produces MKTLKLVVISLAIAHAIGVFGIAICLHRPELFALTWVFLLVSMAVLLLFQQSYSWYQLPIALAIATIGFVAEVVGIHTGLLFGNYSYGASLGIKMFDVPLIIGLNWLMLVYTSRVIVEKYFSSAVIRVVAGALLLVAYDLLVEIPAGRLDMWTWRDGTPGIANFIGWFGVALLMHTIVEVMEFRFRNYIAIPLFIIQFVFFGLLTLLFFVI
- the crtD gene encoding 1-hydroxycarotenoid 3,4-desaturase CrtD, with the translated sequence MGKLKIGVVGSGVAGMASAIRMAIKGFDVHVYEQSEVAGGKLNQLNGNGYRFDTGPSLFTLPQLLDDLFTAAGKEASSYIRYNRLDVVTRYFYPDGSVLNANADPVAFADECSATFGEPAHNILNYLKESKLLYELTANLFIFSPFPTYKVFSSPEAKLLARNPRRLRAFTTMHQVNVKSFADSRIVQLFDRYATYNGSNPYKAPGTLTMIPHLEHNVGAFFPEKGMRQVSEALEALALDVGVTFHFSSAVGKILTDKNGVTGLLVKGEEVKFDAVVNDTDIFYAYPTLLPEKKLPWLYKQQEPSTSALIFYWGVKTTHPQLELHNILFSENYRKEFEEMERGRISTDPTVYLFISSKQVASDAPAGCENWFTMINVPPDTGQNWPKLVEECRVSIQAKIKAMLGIDLKPIIEFERVIDPPTIARTTSSFGGSLYGISSNGMMAAFSRHPNHRKSIPGLYFVGGSVHPGGGIPLCLASAKIVDDLVSSPHNSCNL